A stretch of Crossiella cryophila DNA encodes these proteins:
- a CDS encoding LacI family DNA-binding transcriptional regulator codes for MATISDVAARAGVSTATVSRALNGKSTVDPELASRVRAAAKELGYRPNGLARNLRRQETAVLALIISDVENPFFTAIARGVEDTAQAGGFQVVLCNSDENADKERRYVEVALSERAAGVIVSPSGLPGSLDPLFDSGTPVVAVDRRMPDRSCDMVLVHSRLAARQATEHLIEQGYQRIACLTGPEGVPTADDRAAGYRDALVGTGRREVLRRAEYRAPGAQVAASELLGGPERPDALLVGNSAMAVGVLGAMRAHGLRAGIDLGLVSFDDAPWTTLLEPQLSVVAQPAYQIGVQATRLLLARIADPGRLPSTVTLDARLIARGSSSRSPGSP; via the coding sequence TTGGCGACGATCAGTGATGTAGCCGCACGGGCAGGGGTGTCCACCGCGACGGTCTCGCGGGCGTTGAACGGCAAGTCCACCGTGGATCCGGAGCTGGCGAGCCGGGTCAGGGCGGCGGCGAAGGAACTCGGGTACCGGCCCAACGGCCTGGCCCGCAACCTGCGCAGGCAGGAGACCGCGGTACTCGCCTTGATCATCTCGGACGTGGAGAACCCGTTCTTCACCGCGATCGCCCGCGGGGTGGAGGACACCGCGCAGGCCGGTGGCTTCCAGGTGGTCCTGTGCAATTCCGATGAGAACGCGGACAAGGAGCGGCGTTACGTCGAGGTGGCGCTGAGCGAGCGCGCGGCCGGCGTGATCGTCTCGCCCTCGGGGCTGCCCGGCAGCCTGGACCCGCTCTTCGACAGCGGCACCCCGGTGGTGGCGGTGGACCGGCGGATGCCGGACCGCTCCTGCGACATGGTGCTGGTGCACAGCCGCCTGGCCGCCCGCCAGGCCACCGAGCACCTGATCGAACAGGGCTACCAGCGGATCGCCTGCCTGACCGGCCCGGAGGGGGTGCCCACGGCCGATGACCGCGCCGCGGGCTACCGGGACGCCCTGGTCGGCACCGGCCGCCGGGAGGTGCTGCGCCGGGCCGAGTACCGGGCGCCGGGCGCGCAGGTGGCGGCCTCGGAGCTGCTGGGCGGGCCGGAGCGGCCGGACGCGCTGCTGGTGGGCAACAGCGCGATGGCGGTCGGGGTGCTGGGCGCGATGCGCGCGCACGGCCTGCGGGCCGGGATCGACCTGGGGCTGGTCTCCTTCGACGACGCGCCGTGGACGACGTTGCTGGAGCCGCAGCTCAGCGTGGTGGCCCAGCCCGCCTACCAGATCGGTGTGCAGGCCACCCGGCTGCTGCTGGCCCGGATCGCCGATCCGGGGCGACTACCCAGCACGGTGACCCTGGACGCCCGGCTGATCGCCCGCGGCAGCTCGTCCAGGAGTCCAGGGTCGCCGTGA
- a CDS encoding S-(hydroxymethyl)mycothiol dehydrogenase, which produces MAQEVRGVIARSKQAPVELVTIVVPDPGPGEAVVKVQACGVCHTDLHYREGGINDEFPFLLGHEAAGIVEAVGPGVTEVEPGDFVVLNWRAVCGQCRACRRGRPWYCFNTHNAAQPMTLTDGTPLSPALGIGAFADKTLVAAGQCTKVDPEARAAAVGLLGCGVMAGIGAAINTGGVGRGDSVAVIGCGGVGDGAIAGSALAGAHTIIAVDMDPAKLELARGFGATHVVNARETDPVAAIQELTGGNGADVVIDAVGRPETWKQAFYARDLAGTVVLVGVPTPEMTIEMPLIDFFSRGGALKSSWYGDCLPSRDFPTLVELYRQGKLDLDAFVSEEIPLDGVEGAFEKMHTGGVLRSVVVF; this is translated from the coding sequence GTGGCTCAAGAGGTCCGTGGCGTGATCGCCAGGAGCAAGCAGGCGCCCGTCGAACTGGTGACCATCGTGGTACCGGACCCCGGGCCGGGCGAGGCCGTGGTGAAGGTGCAGGCGTGCGGGGTCTGCCACACCGACCTGCACTACCGCGAGGGCGGCATCAACGACGAGTTCCCGTTCCTGCTCGGCCACGAGGCCGCCGGGATCGTCGAGGCGGTCGGCCCCGGCGTCACCGAGGTCGAACCAGGTGACTTCGTGGTGCTGAACTGGCGTGCGGTCTGCGGTCAGTGCCGGGCGTGCCGGCGCGGGCGGCCCTGGTACTGCTTCAACACCCACAACGCGGCCCAGCCGATGACGCTGACCGATGGCACCCCGCTCAGCCCGGCGCTGGGCATCGGCGCGTTCGCGGACAAGACCCTGGTCGCCGCCGGTCAGTGCACCAAGGTCGACCCGGAGGCCAGGGCGGCCGCGGTCGGCCTGCTCGGCTGCGGGGTGATGGCCGGCATCGGCGCGGCCATCAACACCGGCGGCGTCGGGCGCGGCGACTCGGTGGCGGTGATCGGCTGCGGCGGCGTCGGCGACGGCGCGATCGCCGGATCCGCGCTGGCCGGGGCGCACACCATCATCGCGGTGGACATGGACCCGGCCAAGCTGGAGCTGGCCAGGGGCTTCGGCGCCACCCACGTCGTCAACGCCAGGGAGACCGACCCGGTCGCCGCGATCCAGGAGCTGACCGGCGGCAACGGCGCGGACGTGGTGATCGACGCGGTCGGCCGCCCGGAGACCTGGAAGCAGGCTTTCTACGCCCGCGACCTGGCTGGCACCGTGGTGCTGGTCGGCGTGCCCACCCCGGAGATGACCATCGAGATGCCGCTGATCGACTTCTTCTCCCGCGGCGGCGCGCTCAAGTCCTCCTGGTACGGCGACTGCCTGCCCAGCCGCGACTTCCCCACGCTGGTCGAGCTGTACCGGCAGGGCAAGCTGGACCTGGACGCCTTCGTCAGCGAGGAGATCCCGCTGGACGGGGTGGAGGGCGCGTTCGAGAAGATGCACACCGGCGGCGTGCTGCGCTCGGTGGTGGTCTTCTGA